In Gammaproteobacteria bacterium, the genomic window TGTGCAATCGATCGGCCCGGTTTGGCCGAAAAAATCGACAACACGAAAACGTCGACAGCAACAGCAATCAAATAACTCTCAGCAGAAAGCACAAAAAAAACAAAAACGTGATGGCCATAGCCGAGGGCATATTGATGAGTTTGCTTAACAAATATTGGATTTAAAACACTATGTCTATTGATATGTTGATTATTGCAGTATGTGTTGGACTGAGTATCGCGCTAGCGTATGGCTATTATCAGTTAAATCAACGTTTGCAAGGCGCACGTCAAGTGATTAGAGGCTTGCAGAATGATGTGTCAGCGCTTTGCGTTGGGGCTGTGGGAGTGAGTCAGCACTTAGATAAAATTGAAGGCCAGTCACGTTACCTGGCAGACAGGCAAGACCAAATCAATGTCAGTGTCAGTGATGACCGGCCCTATATTCAAGCAATGCGTATGGCAGAAAAAGGCACAGATGTTGAGGAATTAATGACTACTTGTGGTTTAGCACGAGAAGAGGCAGTATTAATTCACGCTTTACATGCAGGCCAACATAAGACCACAGCAGCCGTTGGCCTTGATATTCGTTTCGAATAATTTGACCACTTTACACGCCTTAGCCCGCATATTTCACCAGAGACACCTTAAGGAACCTTTGATTTATTCATGGAACACGATCTTGTACCTGAAATATCCCAGCTCTGCGTTGCGAACCTTGCCAATAGCCCCACTATTGGCTGCGATTCGTGCCTTGATCTGAAATATTTCAGGCACAATCTCGCTATCCCAGAATAAATCAGAGGCTCCTTAATCTTTAGCAATGGGTAACGGTAATGGCTTACCTATAAAGTAGCCTTGCACGTAGTCGACACCGTAACTAATTAATAGATCAAGTGTCTCTTGGTTTTCAACAAATTCAGCGGTGATTTCTTTGTTGAGTGATTTGCTCACTTCGATCATTGATTTTACCAGTAGTTGGTCTACTGGGTCATTGACAAGATTGCGAATAAACGCACCATCAATTTTCAGTTGATCAACCGGAAATTGTTTGACGTAATTAAATGAGCTAAAGCCAGCACCAAAATCGTCTAATGTAAAACGGCAGCCGAGTTGCCGTAATTTAATGACCATTTCGCGTGTTTGTATTGTATTAGCGACGGCAGCGGTTTCTGTTATTTCAAACAATAAACGCTTTGGGTCAATTTTATGTGTATGAATTTCTTCGCGAATCATCGCGTATAACGTAGGGTCTTGAAATGCGTGAGCAGAAAGATTGACATGTAATGAGATATTGCTTTGACTGTTAGGCAGTGAGGCAAGTGTTTTAATTACACTGCGAACCATGTAGCGATCAATTTCATGTATTAAACCCATACGTTCAGCGACTGGGATAAAGTCACTCGGGCTGCCACAGTCATCAATCATACGGATGAGTGCTTCGTAATGGCGTATTTCACCACTGACAATATGTTGCACGGGCTGAAATGCAAGGCAGAATAAGTCGTCTTTCAATGCCTTTCTAATAATAGGCACCCAGTGCGCTGCGCTGCGTAGAATATGCATTTCAGAATCTTTTTCGTCAAAGACATGAACCATGTTTCGGCCATGTGTTTTGGCAACGAAACAGGCTTGGTCTGCGCGTACTAAGGCTTCACTTGCTGTACATTGGCTGCCTGATGCAATTAAGAAAATACCAATACTGGCACCGATATGGTAAGTCCTACCATCAGTTTTAAAGGATAATTGATTTAGCGTGCTATGCAGTGTTTGAGCAAATTCCAAAGTGCGCGCTTCGTTGATATCGCTAGCCAAAATAACGTACTCATCCGAACTGATTCGTGCTAGCAAGTCATTTTTCTGTATGTGTTTACGTAACGTATTGGCAACAAGAACTAGCACTCTATCGCCGGCAGCATGCCCTTCAAGATCATTGATGACTTTGAATTGATCAAGGTCGATATAAAATAATGAAGAATAACGTTTATTATCGTTAGCTTGTATGACAGCGATCTTAATCGCTTCTTCCAAACGGCGGCGATTGCATAGCCCTGTCAGGTCGTCATGACCAATTAAATATTGAAGTCGTGCCTCCATAATCTTACGTTCAGACAATTCGGTTTCGAGTTCATGCTCGCGTGATTTTCTTAAGTCACGTTCGCATTTCAGATTGAGCGCAGAGACAACTCGAGGCACTAATTCCATGCGTCGCAATGGCTTAAAAATAATATCCGAGGCGCCACATTCAAGGCTAGTGATTGCAATATTATCTTGCCACATACTGTTAGCGGTTAGCATGATAACTGGGATGTCAACCCACTCGCTGTGTTGGCGAATTTTACAGCAGACATCATAACCATCCATGCCTAGCATCATGGCATCAAGCAAGATCAAATCGATATCACTGACACCATTTTTCATGCTTTTTTGTAAAGTGTGGATAGCCTCGATGCCATTGTTGGCAGTCACAACATTGACGAAACCACTTCTTCGTAGCATCGTTGTTGCTAGGTCTATATTGTGTTCGGTATCGTCAACAATGAGAACGCGCATATCACGCAGATGTTCAAAGGCGCTAACAAATTTTGATAGCGATTTTATGGCACCTTCGTTAGGCCTGGGCAGTGCTTCATTATAATGTTTTACTTGTGCCATGAATGTGACTACCCCAACGGGCACATTTACCTCGTTATAGTGGTGGTTAGTGTCGTCTGCCCTATAATGGGAACGGTGACTACCCATGTAATCTGACTGTCTATTTAGCGGCGTTACTGGCTTATTCTTGAGGACTCTTCCTGCATACTTGAGGTCAAGAAGAGGCTATAAATATACATAGATCAGCCCTAAAGTCGCTGTAACGTCTGTAGCCCCGTATAATGGATGTTGGTCACTTACGATGCATCTAAACCATGGGTCTGGGTGTCTAGAAACCTTAGTTAATCGCTAGAGATGATAACGAAGCTGATAAAGGATTTAATGACGATTGTTTTTTGCCAAATACGAATTGCTATCTTGCACATGACGCAACGGAGATTGTTAGAGCCTATTAACACTATAAAGACGGCAGCGTTGTGCCCCAAATCGGGCCAAGCGAGGCGCGAGGAGAGAGATTTAGTGGTTCTAAATGAACGACGAGTAACGCTGCATGGCCCGATTTGGGGCGCAACCCGAAGGGACGGAGCCATTTTTCCTCAGTCCTGCGTTGCACCCCGAGGGCACGTAGTAGCTCGCTTATGTACCACAAGTACACGGTGCTCGCTACGCCTTGTCCTGCGAAAAAATGGCCGCCGTCGCTGCCGTCTTTATAGTGTTAACAGGCTCTAAGATGAAAAGAGAGCCACTTTGGTATATTCGGCGAAAAGGCGTAGTGACTGGCCCATTTCCAGTTGGGCTGATCGAACGTTATGTCGTGCTTGGGCGTGTTAGTGTGAAGACCGAGTTAAGTGCTGACAATGCACACTGGGCAGTGTGTGGTGAGTGGCCAGAGTGGGTTGCCTACATCGCTGATTTTAAGTTAACGCATGAGAGTGAAGAACATATTGAGGCGTTGCGCCGTTGGGAAGACGAGCGTGGTGGCTATGATAGGCGCATGGGTGAGCTAGACAATGTTGCTTCCGATTTGCGTAGCCACAGCGATCGCCGTAACGCTGAAACAGATGACGAGATCGAGCAAAGACAACATCGTCACCAACGTCCAGGCCTGATTCGTCGTTATTCATTAAGCGCAGCAATAATACCGATATTTGCTGTTGTAGTGTTTATTGGTTTTTATTTGGCCTTATACAAACCAGCAGCAACTGGTGACCCTGTTGATTGTTCAGTGCAGGCGACAGAAGGAATCAACTGGAGCTATTGTGATTTACAGAATCTTAAGCTAATTAATATGAGTTTGCGGCACAGTAATTTGCAGAGTAGTAACATGACAGGTATCAGCTTAGAGGGTATGGATCTGTCAGACTCTGAGATGTCATTTTCAGTGTTGACGCTAGCGCGGATTAACAATTCGAACTTTTCAAATTCAAGAATGATTGGGGTTAGTTTCCGTAATTCATTAATAAATAACACAGATTTTAAAAATTCAGACCTTACTTATGCTGATTTTTCAAATGCTGAGTTTAACAATGTTGAGTTTAACGGCGCACGTCTTGATCATGCGATTTGGCTAGACCGGCGTCGTTGTGCGGTCAATTCTATTGGCATATGTCGCTAGGAAACCCCTGTACCCCGAAGGGCTTTGTTCAAAATAGAGATGACCAAGTTTTTGTCATTTCCGTCCAATAGTTTTAAGAAGCACTAAAGAATTCATAGTAGCTATCGATATATAATATATATCGGGCGCAGTATGACGCCAGCACTAACAAAGACATGGAGGATGTTGGTGACAGCTAAGAATATACTTGTCGTCGATGATGATGAACCAAGTAGAACACTGACAGAGCGCGTACTTACTCGTGGTGGTTTTAATGTTGAAACTGCTGCCAATGGCAAAGAAGCCTTAGAAAAGGTCGCCGCATTTAGGTATGACTTAATCGTGCTCGATGTCATGATGCCTACGATGGATGGTTATGAGGTTTGCACACGTTTGCAACGTCATAAAATGTCGAAAGGGCTGCCTGTAGTGATGTTAACGGCGTTAGATTCGCTAAGCGATATGGCCAAGGCTACCGAGGCGGGTGCTAAGTGGTTTATCACTAAGCCGTTTGATGCAAAATATCTATTGCAGCGTGTTCATCAAATTTTATATTATGAAGATAACCCCCATTCCCGTTCTTAAGCCGTTGCTGTATTCTACGGTTCTGTTTTCTGCTTTATGAAATTGTCGACTCAGAGAGTGAAGCGACTGTATATGCTGCCCCAAGAGTCTGCTCCGTTCTCGACACGGGGCACGTGGTAATAAACGTGGTGG contains:
- a CDS encoding DUF2802 domain-containing protein, which gives rise to MSIDMLIIAVCVGLSIALAYGYYQLNQRLQGARQVIRGLQNDVSALCVGAVGVSQHLDKIEGQSRYLADRQDQINVSVSDDRPYIQAMRMAEKGTDVEELMTTCGLAREEAVLIHALHAGQHKTTAAVGLDIRFE
- a CDS encoding EAL domain-containing protein, producing the protein MAQVKHYNEALPRPNEGAIKSLSKFVSAFEHLRDMRVLIVDDTEHNIDLATTMLRRSGFVNVVTANNGIEAIHTLQKSMKNGVSDIDLILLDAMMLGMDGYDVCCKIRQHSEWVDIPVIMLTANSMWQDNIAITSLECGASDIIFKPLRRMELVPRVVSALNLKCERDLRKSREHELETELSERKIMEARLQYLIGHDDLTGLCNRRRLEEAIKIAVIQANDNKRYSSLFYIDLDQFKVINDLEGHAAGDRVLVLVANTLRKHIQKNDLLARISSDEYVILASDINEARTLEFAQTLHSTLNQLSFKTDGRTYHIGASIGIFLIASGSQCTASEALVRADQACFVAKTHGRNMVHVFDEKDSEMHILRSAAHWVPIIRKALKDDLFCLAFQPVQHIVSGEIRHYEALIRMIDDCGSPSDFIPVAERMGLIHEIDRYMVRSVIKTLASLPNSQSNISLHVNLSAHAFQDPTLYAMIREEIHTHKIDPKRLLFEITETAAVANTIQTREMVIKLRQLGCRFTLDDFGAGFSSFNYVKQFPVDQLKIDGAFIRNLVNDPVDQLLVKSMIEVSKSLNKEITAEFVENQETLDLLISYGVDYVQGYFIGKPLPLPIAKD
- a CDS encoding pentapeptide repeat-containing protein is translated as MKREPLWYIRRKGVVTGPFPVGLIERYVVLGRVSVKTELSADNAHWAVCGEWPEWVAYIADFKLTHESEEHIEALRRWEDERGGYDRRMGELDNVASDLRSHSDRRNAETDDEIEQRQHRHQRPGLIRRYSLSAAIIPIFAVVVFIGFYLALYKPAATGDPVDCSVQATEGINWSYCDLQNLKLINMSLRHSNLQSSNMTGISLEGMDLSDSEMSFSVLTLARINNSNFSNSRMIGVSFRNSLINNTDFKNSDLTYADFSNAEFNNVEFNGARLDHAIWLDRRRCAVNSIGICR
- a CDS encoding response regulator — its product is MTAKNILVVDDDEPSRTLTERVLTRGGFNVETAANGKEALEKVAAFRYDLIVLDVMMPTMDGYEVCTRLQRHKMSKGLPVVMLTALDSLSDMAKATEAGAKWFITKPFDAKYLLQRVHQILYYEDNPHSRS